The Chloroflexota bacterium DNA segment CCTGTTTGACGCCCGTTATGAGGTCGCGGCGGTGGTGACTCAACCTGACCGCCCCGCCGGCCGCGGCCGAGCCCTCGCATCGCCCCCCGTCGCCGTCTGGGCCCGCGAGCACGGCGTCCCCGTCCTCCAGCCCCCGTCGCTGCGCCCGCCGGAGGTCGCCGAGCAGATCGCGGCCCTCGCCCCTGACGCCATGGTGGTCGCGTCCTACGGGCGCATCCTGCCGCCCCCGCTCCTGGCGCTGGCGCCCATGGGCTGCCTGAACGTGCACCCGTCGCTGCTCCCCCGCCACCGCGGCCCCTCGCCCGTCGCCGAGGCCATCCTGGAGGGCGAGTCCGTCACTGGTGTCACGGTCATGTTGATCGACGAGGGGATGGACACGGGCCCGATCGTCGCGCAGGAGGAGGTCGCCATTGGCCCCGACGACACCGCGGGCGCCCTCACGGCGAGCCTCTTCGCCCGCGGAGGCGAGCTCATGGCCCGCACCCTCCGCGAGTGGTCGGAAGGCCGCATCGAGGCCATCCCCCAGAGCGAGACACAAGCCACCTACAGCCGCAAACTGGAGAAAGCCGACGGCGAACTCGACTTCACGCGCACGGCCGCGCAACTCCACAACCAGGTCCGCGCTATGCACCCTTGGCCCGGTGCCTGCACAACGTTCAAGGGCGCGACACTCAAGGTGATTCGCTCGACGCGGCAGCCGTCAACGGGCGCAGCCGACCCGCCCGGCACGGTCATCGTGCTCCACGGTGCCCCAGCCCCTATCGGCGTTGTCACCCGCGATGGCGTGCTTGGCCTGCTAGAACTCCAACTCGAGGGCCGCCGCGCCGCCAACACAGACGCCTTCCTCCGTGGCCACCCGGACCTCCTCGGCACACGCCTGCCGTGCTAGCAACTCTGAATTACCAGCGAAAGCCGGTATCCAGGGGATGGAGAGGAAAGCCCAATCCGTTCGCCCTGAGCTTGTCGAAGGGTCGCAAGAACGGATGCACCGCCTATCCCTACAACAGCCGCTGCGCTCCCGTCTCCAGCGCCAGCAGCGCGTCCTTGCGGTGCAGCCCGCCGCCGTACCCGACGAGCTTGCCGCTCGACCCGATGACCCGGTGGCACGGCACGATGATCGACACGGGGTTGCTCCCGTTCGCGCTCCCCACCGCCCGGCTCGCCGAGGGCCTCCCGATTGCCGCCGCCACTTGGCCGTACGACCACGTCTCGCCGTAGGGGATGTTGCGCAGCTCCTCCCACACGCGGCGCTGGAACGGCGTCCCTCGCATGTCCAGCGGGACATCGAAGTCGCGCAGATCCCCCGCGAAGTAGGCGTCAAGTTGCGAGGCCGCCTGCGCGTTGTACGCGCCGCCCTCCTCGTACCGGGCGCCCTCCCGCTCCCACTTGTCCAGGTCGGGAAAGGACTGCTCCTCGGGCTTAACGCACGCCAGACCTTCGTCGGAGCTCACTAGCATGTAAACTCCCAGCGGGCTCTCGTAGCGGTGGTAGTACAGTGTCTCTTCCTTGGTCGTCACAGGTCCTCCGCTCGCGAATGTTGGCCAAAGCGTACCAGATTCCGCCATTCCAGCAAGCCTTCTGGAACCCCAAAAACCCTGCCACTCGCAGGCGCGCATCCGCCGCTTTTGCGGTATGATAGGGGCGACTTCCATCCTCCCGCGTACTTCGCACGCAACTACGGCAAAGGAGGCTGAACATGGACATCGCCAAGCTCGCCGCCACCGCCAAGGCCCTCGTCGCGCCCGGCAAAGGCATCCTGGCCGCTGACGAAAGCTCCGGCACCATCAAGCGCCGCTTTGACTCCATCAACGTCGAGAGCACCGAAGAGAACCGCCGCGACTACCGCGAGATGCTCTTCCGCACCATAGGCGTCGACGCCTACATCAGCGGTGTCATCCTCTACGACGAGACCATTCGACAGCCCGGCGCCGACGGCACTCCGCTGGTGCAGGTCCTCTCCAGCCGTGGGATCATCCCCGGCATCAAGGTCGACAAGGGCACCCAGCCCCTGTCATTCTCCCCCGGTGAGCTTGTCACCGAGGGCCTTGACGGCCTTGCCCCGCGCCTGGCCGAGTACCGTGAACTGGGCGCCCGCTTCGCCAAGTGGCGCGCCGTCATCAACGTCGGCCCCGGCATCCCGACGGCCCGCTGCATCGAGGTCAACGCCCACGCGCTCGCTCGCTACGCCGCCCTCAGCCAGGACGCCGGCCTCGTCCCCATCGTGGAACCTGAGGTCCTCATGGACGGCGATCACGACATCGACGCCTGCTACGACGCCACCAAGTCCACCCTGCTGGAGACCTTCGCCCAGCTCCACCGGCAGGGCGTCGAGTTGGAGGGCATGCTCCTCAAGCCCAATATGGTCCTCTCCGGCGCCTCCGCCCCCAACCGCGCCCCGGCCGAGGCCGTCGCCGAGTACACCGTCGACTGCTTCAAGCGCTCCATCCCCGCGATGATGCCCGGCATCGTCTTCCTCTCTGGCGGCCAGAGCGACGATGAGGCGACGGTGAACCTGAACGCCATCAACGTCCACGCCGCCAGGGTCGGCGCGCCGTGGACCATCAGCTACTCCTTCGGCCGAGGCTTGCAGAGCGCGCCGATGAAGGCGTGGGCCGGCCAGGCCGCCAACGTCTCCGCCGCGCAGGCCGCCTTCCACCACCGGGCCCAGCTAACCAGTGCGGCCCAGCAGGGCAAGTATTCCGCCGCCATGGAAGGGGCCGCCGCTGCCGTGTAGGCAACAGTCTAAGGACGCAAAGAGGAGCGAGCCGCATTTGCGGCCCGCTCCTCTTCATATTCGTCATTCCGGCGGAGGCCGGAATCCAGGGGTGGTGAGGCTGCTCGCCTGGGCGATTCGCGAATCACCCGCCCGTTCGCCCTGAGCCTGTCGAAGGGCCCCTACTCCGTAAACCTGATCTTGTCCAACCGGGAGAAATCGTGGATGGAGTCTATCCACCGCACCGTCCCGGACCGCGACCGCATCACCAGCGTCTGCGTCCGCGCGCCGCCGTCCTGCATCAGCACGCCCTTGAGCAGGTCCCCCGTGCTCGCCCCCGTCGCCGAGAAGAAAACGTCTTCCCCGCCCACAAGGTCGTTGGTGTCGTAGATCTTCTCCAAGTCCACGCCGTCGGCGATTGCCTGCTGGCGCTCGGCGTCGTCGCGCGGCCACGCCTTGCAGATGATCTCCCCGCCAATGCACCGGATCGCCGCCGCCGTCAGCACCGCCTCGGGAGACCCGCCGATGCCCAGCAGCATGTCGACGCCCGTCCCCGGCAGCGCCGCCTGAATGCCCGCCACAATGTCGCCGTCCGTGATCAGCTTGACGCGAGCGCCCGCTGCCCGCACTTCCGCCAGCAACTCGTTGTGCCGGGGCCGGTCCAGCATGATGACTGTCAGGTCGGTGACGCTGCACCCCTTCGCCTCCGCCACGCTTCGCAGGTTCTGCGGCACGCTCGCCTCGATGTCGATGGCCTCGCGCGCCTCCGGTCCAACTGCGATCTTGTTCATGTAGAAGACGTTGCCCGGGACGTTCATGGTGCCCCGAGCCGAAAGCGCGACCACCGCGACCGCACCCGGCAGCCCCTTCGACAGCAGCGTCGTCCCGTCGATCGGGTCGACGGCGATGTCCACCTCCGGCGGCTCCCCGTTCCCGATGCGCTCGCCGTTGTAGAGCATCGGCGCCTCGTCCTTCTCCCCCTCGCCGATGACCACCACGCCATCCATCGAGACGTAGCCCAGCGTGTAGCGCATCGCGTCCACCGCGGCCTGGTCCACCAGCTCCTTGTCGCCCATCCCCATGTGGCGCACGGCCGCCATCGCCGCAGCTTCTGTCACCCGGGCTAGTTCCATCGCCAGGTTGCGCTCGATAGGTTGGCGGGCACGCTGCATCGCCATAGCACACCTCCGGTTGTTTGGGGCGAGGGGATTATACCACCGCGCGCCTGGATATCGCTGGTGCCGCCATTGGAGCAATAGAGTCCTTTACCCTGACACAGCCCCGTTGGGTTAACCGCCAACATAGTGTAGATTACGCGTCAGCAAGAATCCCCATCCGAGGCTCACAGTCAAGGAGGCAGCATGGCAACGCAGACACAGGAAATCCGCAACATGCGGCTCATTTCCCACGACATGCTCAATGGCTTCGGAAACATCGGAGAGGGCATCCACCTCTACCAGGACAGGAGCGGCCGCCGGGTGCTCTACCTGGCGCACGAGAGCGCGCCCAAGGACATCACCGGCGTCGACGTGACGGACATCGCCAACCCGAAAGTCATCGTCCAGACGGACCTTGACTACCCCCACCTGCGCTCCAACTCGCTGTCCATCGTTGGCGACACCATGCTCGTGGCCTACCAGTCACAGCAGCCGGGGCAGCCCGGCACAGGCATGGGCGTCTATGACATCAGCAACGTTGAGGAGCCTCGCCGCATCGGCTTCCTAGACACCAGCGGTCCATACTCCCGAGGCTGCCACGTGCTCTGGTGGGTCGACGGCCCCTACGCCCACCTCTCCACCGGAGCCGCCGATTTCCAGCCGCGCGACCAGAAGGACGACCAGCTTTACATGATCGTCGACGTCAGCGACCCGTCGAATCCGAAGGAGGCCGGCCGGTGGTGGCTCCCCGGGACCCGTGAGGGCGACGACGCGCCTCCCGTGCGGCGGAACCCCTATTTCGACGCCGGACACCGGCTCCACAACGCCAACGTCTACCCGCAGCGCCCGGACCGTGCCTACTGCGCGTGGATCGACGGCGGCACCAACATCCTCGACATCTCCGACGTCGCAAACCCGACGGTGGTCAGCGAGTTCAACTTCGGCCCGAACTTCCCGGGCTTCACCCACACCGCCCTGCCTCTCTTCAGCCGCGACCTCATGGTGGTGACCCAGGAGTCCGTCCGCACCAACGGCGAGGACCACCCCAAGCTCGTCTGGATGGTCGACATCAAGGACGAGACCAACCCGGTCATCATCAGCACGTTCCCGACGCCCAACCTCGACGACTACTTCAGCCGTCCCGGCCGGTACGGCGCCCACAACATCCACGAGAACCAGCCCGCCCCCACCTGTTCCCAGTCGGACACGCTGATCTACGGCACCTTCTTCAACGGCGGCATCCGCGTCTACGACACCAGCAACCCCTTCCGCCCGGAGGAGGTCGCCTACTTCGTCCCGCCCATCCCCGAAGGCGCAGCAGCCAACGGCATCAACGACGTCTACGTGGACGAAAACGGCATCCTCTACGTGGTGGACCGCATCAAAGGCGGCCTCTACATCCTGGAGCTGACCCTCTAGCGCCGAAGTTCAATCATCGCAAGCAGGAACTCCCGCTGCCTGTCTGATAGTGGCTCAATCCCACTGATGGAAGCGTGGACCTGATTGCGGGCGGCGTCCAC contains these protein-coding regions:
- the fmt gene encoding methionyl-tRNA formyltransferase, with translation MRIVFLGTPHYAVPVLSTLFDARYEVAAVVTQPDRPAGRGRALASPPVAVWAREHGVPVLQPPSLRPPEVAEQIAALAPDAMVVASYGRILPPPLLALAPMGCLNVHPSLLPRHRGPSPVAEAILEGESVTGVTVMLIDEGMDTGPIVAQEEVAIGPDDTAGALTASLFARGGELMARTLREWSEGRIEAIPQSETQATYSRKLEKADGELDFTRTAAQLHNQVRAMHPWPGACTTFKGATLKVIRSTRQPSTGAADPPGTVIVLHGAPAPIGVVTRDGVLGLLELQLEGRRAANTDAFLRGHPDLLGTRLPC
- a CDS encoding methylated-DNA--[protein]-cysteine S-methyltransferase, whose amino-acid sequence is MTTKEETLYYHRYESPLGVYMLVSSDEGLACVKPEEQSFPDLDKWEREGARYEEGGAYNAQAASQLDAYFAGDLRDFDVPLDMRGTPFQRRVWEELRNIPYGETWSYGQVAAAIGRPSASRAVGSANGSNPVSIIVPCHRVIGSSGKLVGYGGGLHRKDALLALETGAQRLL
- a CDS encoding fructose-bisphosphate aldolase class I produces the protein MDIAKLAATAKALVAPGKGILAADESSGTIKRRFDSINVESTEENRRDYREMLFRTIGVDAYISGVILYDETIRQPGADGTPLVQVLSSRGIIPGIKVDKGTQPLSFSPGELVTEGLDGLAPRLAEYRELGARFAKWRAVINVGPGIPTARCIEVNAHALARYAALSQDAGLVPIVEPEVLMDGDHDIDACYDATKSTLLETFAQLHRQGVELEGMLLKPNMVLSGASAPNRAPAEAVAEYTVDCFKRSIPAMMPGIVFLSGGQSDDEATVNLNAINVHAARVGAPWTISYSFGRGLQSAPMKAWAGQAANVSAAQAAFHHRAQLTSAAQQGKYSAAMEGAAAAV
- the glpX gene encoding class II fructose-bisphosphatase, which encodes MAMQRARQPIERNLAMELARVTEAAAMAAVRHMGMGDKELVDQAAVDAMRYTLGYVSMDGVVVIGEGEKDEAPMLYNGERIGNGEPPEVDIAVDPIDGTTLLSKGLPGAVAVVALSARGTMNVPGNVFYMNKIAVGPEAREAIDIEASVPQNLRSVAEAKGCSVTDLTVIMLDRPRHNELLAEVRAAGARVKLITDGDIVAGIQAALPGTGVDMLLGIGGSPEAVLTAAAIRCIGGEIICKAWPRDDAERQQAIADGVDLEKIYDTNDLVGGEDVFFSATGASTGDLLKGVLMQDGGARTQTLVMRSRSGTVRWIDSIHDFSRLDKIRFTE